The stretch of DNA TAATAGGTAAAAGAACTCGTTAGGGTTTCCTACTGAAAGGAGATTTAAAAGGTCTCCGGAATGTTCAATCTCTTCTGCCTTTCCTAATAGCAGATGATTAAACACGACTTTTGCTTGTTCTTCCATTCTTTGATCATGAAGCTTTTTTTGTTCGTTGATTGTCTTAGAAAGTGATCTCAGTGTTTGTTCAATTTCATCCTGATCGATTGGCTTTAAAACAAAATCATGGACACCATATCTCAATGCTTGTTGTGCATATATAAAATCACTATGTCCACTAATAATAATAAATTTAGATTGAATTGCCTCAATTTCAATTGCTTGTTTAATAAGGCCAATTCCATCAAGTACAGGCATACGGATATCAGTAATGATAAGGTCTGGGTTTACTTCATGAATCAACTTTAAGGCATCTTCGCCGTTTGCGGCCTCGCCTACTACCTGAAATCCGCAGTCTTCCCAATTGATTAAATTTCTTAATCCTTTGCGGAAATACATTTCATCATCTACTAATATTACTTTGTTCATTTCCGTCCCACTCCTGTTCCAAAGGGTATGTAACAATCAATAAACCGTTCTCATTAAACTAAATGTGCTGGAAGTCATAAACTGCCAGCACATTTTGAGTTGTAAACTTATGTAAATATGATAACGCTTACAGTTGTTTCGAATACAAAGGTTACTGAATTAGTGAGCTTGTATTTGAATCCTTAGCATTTATTTTATTATAGCCACAGAAACTTAGTTTGTCTATCAGACAAACTAAGTTTCTGAAATTTTTTGAATCTTATAAACATACTAGAAACTCTTTTGCGTACTTATCTTTTGCTGTTTCTTTTCAATTCTTTGAAAACTTAAGGCTGCTCCACACATGATCGCAAATACCGGTAAGCTCGAGCAAAAGAATGGCAGTAAACCTGGTATGCTGGAGAAAAAGAAACCTATGAGAAAAATCAATAAAATAATAAGAATAGTAATATCAATATTTATTAATCCAATATAAAACGAATTCTTAACTTACTGAAATACCTTTTGATCAAAATGTACATACACAGGGAAGATATACAGAAGAGTAATGCAATAAAATATGCTTATTAAAAGTAGAGGAACCGTCAAAGTATATTGAAGCATTCCCCCAGACAACATAATCAATTTAAAATCATAATACAAAAATAGACCCATTAAAACTAAAACCAAGCCTAGCTTATTTGATTTTAGAAACTCATTTTTGTAATTCTGATAAAAAGTATGAAAGATTGGAAGGTCAGTTTCTTTAGTTATCAGCCATTTCCGTACTATGGCGAATAAGGATACAGTAGCAGGTATCATCCCAAAAACGATTAATCCACCGACTGTGAAGATAATCCATAAAAAATTAAGATAAGCTAGTTTCATAATCCAATCACAAACAATATACAACCTCCCAAAAACGACATTGTTCTACATTTTGTCACCCCTTAGATTACGTTTTGATTTATCATATAAAAAACAAGCTTTTACGTCTATATAGATATAAAAATATTTAATAAATAGAAAGTAACAAATATGAAGTTAAGGTAAGAAAAGACTCTCTACCTATTGATAGAGAGTCCTAACCTTGCACTATTAATTTAAAAACTATTGAGTTTTTGTTTATTGTGTATTTCACTAACTAATAGATCGATAAAGTCTTGTTGCAGGTTTAGTTCAATAGCTCTATATAATACTTCCAGCAAATGTTCAATTTGAAGATTTTGCATCGTTTATTCACCTACTAACAATTTTATCTTGTAAATGCTGCCGGTACACCACCATCAACCGTTAACATACAACCAGTTGTTTTTTCAGATTTTGAAGAAGCAAAGAATGCGATAGATTCAGCAATATCTGATGGGTAGATATTGACTAGTAGTGTAGTACGCTTACGGTAGTGGTCTTCTAATTGATCAGGATGGATTCCGTACGCTGCCGCACGTTCTTCACGCCAGTTTGATCCCCAAATTGCAGACCCTTGAAGAACTGCATCAGGAAGAACAGAGTTTACACGAATTCCGAATTCGCCGCCTTCTGCTGCAATACATCTTGCTAAGTGTGTTTCAAGTGCTTTTACAGAGCTGTAAGCTGCGGCATTTTTACCTGCGTAAACAGAGTTTTTCGAGCCAATAAATACCATGTTACCGCCAATGCCTTGGCCCTTCATTTGCTTGAATGCTTCGCGGGCAACTAAGAAATAGCCTGTTCCTAACACATTCATGTTTAAGTTCCACTCTTTAAGAGAAGTCTCATCAAATGGACTAGATGTAGCAAGACCTGCATTGTTAACGATAATGTCTGCACCACCATAAGTAAGAGCCGTTTGATCAAATGCAGCTTGTACTTGCTCTTCGCTTGTAACATCCATCTTCACAGCAAGGGCACGGTTAGCACCGTATTGCTCGTTAATTTCTGCTGCTACTTTTTCTGCACCTTCAAGATTTAAATCTGCCAATACAACGTGTGCGCCTTCAGATACGAGACGACGTGCTGTTGCACTACCGATTCCGCCTGCACCACCAGTGATAAATGCTACTTTTCTAGAAAATTCAGCCTCAGCCGGAGCAAGAGTCAATTTGTATAATTCTAATGGCCAGTATTCCACGTTGTAGGATTCGTTTTCACTTAGAGAAACAAAGTTTCCTAGTGTTGTAGAACCTTTCATAACCGCAATCGCACGGTGGTATAAAGCACCACTTACTCTAGAATTATTTACATCCTTACCTGTATTCACCATACCTAATCCAGGGATAAGGATTACACGTGGAGCGGGTTCAAACATTTTGTCGCCTTCATTTTTATTACGGTCAAAGTATGCTTTGTATCCTTCTTTGAAGCTAGCAATACCCTCTTTAACACTTGCAATTAGTGTGTCAACATCTTTTGTTTGTGGATCCCAATTGATGTAAAGTGGAACCATTTTTGTATGAACTAAGTGGTCAGGACATGCTGCTCCGATTTGTGAAAGCTCAGGTGCTGCATAGCTGTTAACAAATTGAAGTACATCTTCGCCACGATCGTAAGTTAAAAGCATTTTCTTTTCTTCACTTACCGCACCACGGATGATTGGCATTACTTTTGCTAGAATGCTGTTTGCTTCTTCATCAGAAAGAGTTTCATATTTTTGACCACCAAAAGCTGTTTCTTCATTTACTCGATCATTAATATATTGTTCTGCTTCATTGATAATTTCGATAGTTTTTGCATAAGACTCTTCTGAGGTTTCTCCCCACGTTACAAGTCCGTGTTTTTCCATTAATACAAGTTCTGCATTTGGATTGTTTCTTACACCTTCAGCGATCATTTTTGAAAGGGTGAAGCCTGGGCGTACATATGGAACCCAAACAAAACGATTTCCAAAAATTTCTTCAGCAAGCTGTTTACCGTTATCTGCACAGCAAAGGCTAATAATTGCGTCTGGATGTGTATGGTCTACATGCTTAAATGGTAAGAAAGCATGTAATAACGTTTCAATTGAAGCTCTTGGATGTTTACTGTCAATCATACAATGTGAAAGATATGCAACCATATCTTCATCTGTCATTTCATCACGTTCAAATAATGGGCGAATATCTTCTAAATTAAGACCAGTAAAGTTATGAGCCTTCATTGTTGCTAAATCTGAACCGCTTCCCTTTACCCACATAACTTCAATATCTCGTCCGCGGAAATCTTTTTCTGTAGTTTTCATAGAAGTGTTGCCGCCACCCCAGTTACATACGGCACGATCTGAACCAATTAAGTTGGAACGATACACTAATTCTTCTACCCCTTTTGTTACTTGTGAAGCTGTTTCACTTTCCCAGTAATTCTTTACCATTTAAAAATCCCCCGTTTGTATGTTTGTTAACTTCTGTAACTTATTATAATATACTTTTGTTTATTTTTGAATACCTAAATTAATATTTGTTTATATTTGTTTTTTAATTTGGTTATTTTTGATTAAATGTAAAAATCCACCCCATACCGAGGTGGATTATCAAATTAAAGATCATCGATTACTATATATGAAGCCTTTACCGGTCCGTGAACTCCAACAACAAGGTTTAACTCAATATCTGCGGAATTGCTTGGTCCTGTAATGAAATTGATGCATGATGCTACATGACCAGTTTTCTGATGAATCTCACGCATTTTTTGCGCAGCTTGAGTCATTCTTGGCACAAGTGTACTTTTAGGGATTAACGCAATATAGGTGGCAGGTAAAAAGCTCACGGTTCTCCCTTTATCTTCATCGCTAAACAATACAACCGTTCCTGATTCTGCCAATGTGATTTCACTAATGGTAATGCCCACATTTGCATTTTCCGCTTTTGTAATGTTTTCTGAACCCTTTGTATGGTCCCATTCATAAACTTCAATATCTTGACTTGGCCAATCTGAGTTCATTAACGAATCAAGACCCCATTTTGAAAACCGCTCATCCTTCCAAGTCACGACGGGTCCCCCGCCATAATCCGCTACAACCTTGTTAAGGGTTTTTGGCAATACTTTAAGGTTAGTTGTGTAAAGGGTGGTATGGATTTTTTTACACTGCTCCGTTAAAACTTCTAGTAACTCATCCTGGGTAGCGCCCTTTAACACTTCGTCCTGTGGCCTGAATTTCCAGTTTGGTCTTTGTACCGGTTTAGAAATACGAGGTCGACCTAGCTGGCTGGCAATCTGATTTAAAAATGAGTCTCGATTTTGGATTGTACCAGTCATTGTTATTTACCTCCTTTTTCTCGGTTTTTAAACCAATCTCTGAATCTCTCTTTGTTTGGTGCTGGAAATTCCCTGATTTCAGTCCATGCCTTTAGTGGCCCAGGACCCTTTGATATCTTGTCCCCAGTTGTAAATGGATTCATCGCTGTTGGGGCAAGTTTTGAACCAATTTTATAAAAGAGAGGCGAAGCGGCTCCTAACCCAAACGCCTTCATTGCCAACTTTTCGGAAATAGGTGCCTTTCCTTCCTTTTCCACAATCACTTCTCTATGCTTATGAAGCAGGTTATGCAGAGGTATTTTTACCGGACACACTTCCGTACAGGCACCGCAAAGCGTTGATGCATATGGAAGTTCTTTGTATTCATCATAGCCGCCTAGTAATGGAGAGAGAACTGCCCCAATTGGTCCTGCATAAATAGAGCCATAGGAATGTCCACCAACATGGCGATAGACAGGACATACATTTACGCATGCAGCACAGCGAATACACTGCAAGACGGATTGGAATTCTCCTCCAAGGATCTTGGAACGTCCATTGTCAACGATGACTAAGTGGAATTCCTCTGGACCGTCAGCATCTAATTCTTCTTTTGGTCCTGTAAGGACCGTAATGTAACTCGTTAATTTCTGTCCAACAGCACTTCTTGTTAAAAGTGAAACCAAAACTTCCATTTCTTCAAAGGTAGGAACGATTCGTTCCATCCCCATTACGGTTATTTGTGTTTTTGGTAGGGCTGTCACTAAATCGGCATTTCCTTCATTCGTAACTAAACTAAACGAACCAGTTTCTGCTACTGCAAAATTACACCCGGTAATACCAATATCAGCTGACAGGTATTCTTGGCGCAGCATTTCCCGTGCGTGCCAAGCCAATTCTTCGGGCTTGGAGGTTTTTGTGTAGCCAAGTTTATCAGTAAAAACATCGCGGATTTGCTCTTTGTTTTTATGTAGCGCAGGTACTACGATATGTGACGGTGGATCATGATCATCCACTTGGAGAATGTATTCACCAAGGTCTGTTTCAATAACCTCACAACCCTCTTGCTCCAAGGCTGCATTTAAACTGATTTCCTCCGTTACCATCGATTTCGACTTTACTATTTTTTTGGCGTTTTTCTGACGGGCAATTCCACGAATATATTCATTTGCTTCTTCTTTGGTTTGGGCGAAAAATACATGCCCTCCGCGCTTCGCGACATTCTCACTTAATTGTTCTAAATAATAATCTAAGTTTTCGAGAACATGCTGGCGGATTTCCTCCCCATGTGAGCGCCAATCCTCCCAGTTTCCAAGTTCTTCAGTTGCAAGGCGTCTTTTTACACCCATCCCATCCTGAGCACCAGAAACAGCACCACGCATAAAATCGTCATGAATCCCCTTGTCGACACGTTCCTTAAATTGTTCATTGCCTATTTTCATGGCCATCCGTTATTCACCCATCCTTCTTATAGAAGCCTTTGGTTATTGTGTGGCCTTATTACTCTATGTGACCACTTATTTGATTTTTTGGTTATTTTGGTCATCATGAGCCTCTTATGGTGACCACTTTTTCATTTTTCCCTCGGTTTTGGACACCATGAGCCTCCTATGTTGACCACTTTTTCGTATTTCCAACAATTTCGGTCATCATGAACGCTCAATTAGTTCATCTTTATCGAAATTCACCATCATACTGGTATCTTGCACATTTTTATCGATTATTCAATACCTCAGCAATATGCATAACCTTTATCGGTTTGCCTTTTCTATCAATACGTCCACCGATATTCATCAGACAGCCGGCGTCAGCCCCAATCAAATAATCCGCACCTGTATCTTCAACATGGCAAACTTTTTCATCTACCATTTGCTCTGATATCTGCGCCATTTTTACAGAGAAAGTACCACCAAATCCACAGCATTGCTCTTTTCCAGGCAACTCCGTAAATTTTAACCCTTTTACATTTTTCAGAAGAGTCATAGGAGCTTCTTTTACCCCTAATAATCTCGTCATATGGCATGAGGTGTGGTAGGTGGCATGTCCTTCTAATTTTGCCCCAACATCTTCAACATTTAATACCTCAACTATAAATTGGGTAAGTTCGTATGTTTTTTCTGCTAATTTCTTTGCTTTTGGTTCCCAAACTGGATCTCCTTTAAATACATGAGGGTATTCATGGAACATATAAGCACATGAGCCAGATGGTGACACCACATATTCTGCATCCACAAAGGTATCAATCATCTTCTTCATGGCGTCTTTGGCATCTTTCGTGTAACCACTATTATAAGCCGGCTGCCCGCAGCAAACTTGTGATTCTGGAAATTCAATCTCACAACCAAGTCTTTCCAGCAACTCTACTGTTGCTTTGCCAACATTACTTTGAAACATATCTACCAAGCATGTTGCAAATAAACTAACTTTCATCTTTTCCATCCCCTTGGCTATATTGGAACTAACTTTTATTTGCTTTTGTTTTATTATAATATATGTTTGTTTGTTTTTGAAAGATAAATAAAGAAAATTAATCGTGAATAAAATTTACCATAAAAAAACCGTACCAGCAAAAATCGCTGTACGGCATTAGGTGAAGGACACTGGCACCACTATTTATGAAACTACTATACTCTTAATTGTCTCTTTCCAACCATCAAGATATTTATTTCGAAGATTCTTAGGCATTAAAGGTTGGTATACATCATGATTGGGATTTAGGGTGTTGATTTCCTCTATAGACTTCCAAATCCCCACTCCTAATCCTGCTAAATAGGCAGAACCCATGGAAGATAATTCAGATACTTGTGATGCACTAATATCTATACCTAACATATCTGCCTGAAATTGCATGAGGAATTGGTTACTCGTTGCTCCCCCATCTACATTTACCTTCTTAATCGGGATATTGCTTTCATTTACCAGCAATTCAATACAATCGTTAACCTGGTAAGCAATACTTTCTAAACCCGCCCGGACAATATGTGCTTTTCCTGTGTTACGACTCATTCCAATAATTGCTGCACGGGTATAAGGGCTCCAGTACGGTGCGCCAAGACCTACAAAG from Neobacillus sp. CF12 encodes:
- a CDS encoding DUF624 domain-containing protein, which codes for MKLAYLNFLWIIFTVGGLIVFGMIPATVSLFAIVRKWLITKETDLPIFHTFYQNYKNEFLKSNKLGLVLVLMGLFLYYDFKLIMLSGGMLQYTLTVPLLLISIFYCITLLYIFPVYVHFDQKVFQ
- the sda gene encoding sporulation histidine kinase inhibitor Sda; its protein translation is MQNLQIEHLLEVLYRAIELNLQQDFIDLLVSEIHNKQKLNSF
- a CDS encoding bifunctional aldolase/short-chain dehydrogenase, with product MVKNYWESETASQVTKGVEELVYRSNLIGSDRAVCNWGGGNTSMKTTEKDFRGRDIEVMWVKGSGSDLATMKAHNFTGLNLEDIRPLFERDEMTDEDMVAYLSHCMIDSKHPRASIETLLHAFLPFKHVDHTHPDAIISLCCADNGKQLAEEIFGNRFVWVPYVRPGFTLSKMIAEGVRNNPNAELVLMEKHGLVTWGETSEESYAKTIEIINEAEQYINDRVNEETAFGGQKYETLSDEEANSILAKVMPIIRGAVSEEKKMLLTYDRGEDVLQFVNSYAAPELSQIGAACPDHLVHTKMVPLYINWDPQTKDVDTLIASVKEGIASFKEGYKAYFDRNKNEGDKMFEPAPRVILIPGLGMVNTGKDVNNSRVSGALYHRAIAVMKGSTTLGNFVSLSENESYNVEYWPLELYKLTLAPAEAEFSRKVAFITGGAGGIGSATARRLVSEGAHVVLADLNLEGAEKVAAEINEQYGANRALAVKMDVTSEEQVQAAFDQTALTYGGADIIVNNAGLATSSPFDETSLKEWNLNMNVLGTGYFLVAREAFKQMKGQGIGGNMVFIGSKNSVYAGKNAAAYSSVKALETHLARCIAAEGGEFGIRVNSVLPDAVLQGSAIWGSNWREERAAAYGIHPDQLEDHYRKRTTLLVNIYPSDIAESIAFFASSKSEKTTGCMLTVDGGVPAAFTR
- a CDS encoding lactate utilization protein C; translated protein: MTGTIQNRDSFLNQIASQLGRPRISKPVQRPNWKFRPQDEVLKGATQDELLEVLTEQCKKIHTTLYTTNLKVLPKTLNKVVADYGGGPVVTWKDERFSKWGLDSLMNSDWPSQDIEVYEWDHTKGSENITKAENANVGITISEITLAESGTVVLFSDEDKGRTVSFLPATYIALIPKSTLVPRMTQAAQKMREIHQKTGHVASCINFITGPSNSADIELNLVVGVHGPVKASYIVIDDL
- a CDS encoding LutB/LldF family L-lactate oxidation iron-sulfur protein gives rise to the protein MAMKIGNEQFKERVDKGIHDDFMRGAVSGAQDGMGVKRRLATEELGNWEDWRSHGEEIRQHVLENLDYYLEQLSENVAKRGGHVFFAQTKEEANEYIRGIARQKNAKKIVKSKSMVTEEISLNAALEQEGCEVIETDLGEYILQVDDHDPPSHIVVPALHKNKEQIRDVFTDKLGYTKTSKPEELAWHAREMLRQEYLSADIGITGCNFAVAETGSFSLVTNEGNADLVTALPKTQITVMGMERIVPTFEEMEVLVSLLTRSAVGQKLTSYITVLTGPKEELDADGPEEFHLVIVDNGRSKILGGEFQSVLQCIRCAACVNVCPVYRHVGGHSYGSIYAGPIGAVLSPLLGGYDEYKELPYASTLCGACTEVCPVKIPLHNLLHKHREVIVEKEGKAPISEKLAMKAFGLGAASPLFYKIGSKLAPTAMNPFTTGDKISKGPGPLKAWTEIREFPAPNKERFRDWFKNREKGGK
- a CDS encoding (Fe-S)-binding protein; its protein translation is MKVSLFATCLVDMFQSNVGKATVELLERLGCEIEFPESQVCCGQPAYNSGYTKDAKDAMKKMIDTFVDAEYVVSPSGSCAYMFHEYPHVFKGDPVWEPKAKKLAEKTYELTQFIVEVLNVEDVGAKLEGHATYHTSCHMTRLLGVKEAPMTLLKNVKGLKFTELPGKEQCCGFGGTFSVKMAQISEQMVDEKVCHVEDTGADYLIGADAGCLMNIGGRIDRKGKPIKVMHIAEVLNNR